From Sodalis glossinidius str. 'morsitans', the proteins below share one genomic window:
- a CDS encoding BRO-N domain-containing protein, translated as MTIANSSRVASDVLDSKGVCKTDTLTSGGIQELNFVNEPNLYRVIFRSNKPEAKQFQDWVFNDVLPSICKTGKYEHPVYKPESHELFTTNDTSNLARLIWHMSHNFRFKQAWSNGIWYALREVTGIPSPQLMEVRHIPHIARECERIWAVIERLQSAMVVEAERRTIRQLVRKRENVDSVMGEIDSLLIESNHSNAFMLTDTLTRWHKSELGQFAQRH; from the coding sequence CTGACCATCGCAAACTCCAGTCGTGTTGCTTCTGATGTGCTCGACTCGAAGGGGGTATGCAAAACGGATACCCTTACTTCTGGCGGCATTCAAGAGCTTAATTTCGTCAACGAACCCAACCTCTATCGCGTCATCTTCCGTAGCAACAAGCCCGAGGCAAAGCAATTCCAGGATTGGGTATTCAATGATGTACTTCCCTCAATCTGCAAGACTGGCAAATACGAGCACCCCGTTTACAAGCCAGAGTCCCACGAACTCTTCACCACTAACGATACCTCCAACCTCGCCCGCCTGATTTGGCACATGAGCCACAACTTCCGCTTCAAGCAAGCATGGAGCAATGGCATATGGTACGCCCTGCGCGAAGTCACCGGCATTCCCTCACCGCAGCTGATGGAAGTCCGCCATATCCCGCATATTGCCAGAGAATGCGAACGTATATGGGCGGTGATTGAACGCCTGCAATCTGCTATGGTAGTAGAGGCTGAGAGACGAACCATTCGGCAACTGGTGCGCAAGCGGGAGAATGTGGATAGTGTGATGGGTGAAATCGATAGCCTGCTCATTGAGTCAAACCATAGCAACGCCTTCATGCTCACCGATACCCTGACCCGTTGGCATAAGTCCGAGCTCGGCCAGTTCGCGCAGAGGCACTGA
- a CDS encoding DUF2612 domain-containing protein: protein MRDTPEAALIWQYRGKPRARQTVGLLFSESRELWTSVLTLASLLDIDKATGYGLDLIGRHVELGRTLNAFIPKAYFGWLGADAAQGFGDGVFYLLGEALNDSTRLEDDDYRFLLRARVLKNTLRPTMAAISAAIRYLLGPQVVVIDNHDMSMNIVVPEKMLTPLRLYAVHHLDILVRPVGVRYQLIMIQGERPFGWARDPLAFGFNEGKFTRIVYDHR, encoded by the coding sequence TTGCGTGATACCCCGGAAGCGGCGTTGATTTGGCAATATCGCGGCAAACCCCGAGCCCGGCAAACCGTCGGGCTGCTGTTTTCTGAAAGCCGGGAACTCTGGACGTCGGTATTAACGCTCGCCAGTCTACTGGATATCGATAAGGCCACCGGCTACGGACTGGATCTTATCGGGCGGCATGTCGAACTTGGACGCACCCTGAATGCCTTTATCCCCAAGGCGTATTTTGGCTGGCTAGGGGCTGACGCCGCACAAGGCTTTGGCGACGGCGTCTTTTACCTCCTCGGCGAGGCCCTTAATGACTCAACAAGGCTTGAGGATGACGATTACCGCTTTCTTCTGCGGGCGCGCGTGCTGAAAAACACCCTGCGCCCGACGATGGCGGCGATTTCCGCCGCCATCCGGTACCTGCTGGGCCCCCAGGTCGTGGTTATTGACAACCACGATATGTCCATGAATATTGTGGTGCCGGAAAAAATGCTGACGCCGTTGCGTCTCTATGCCGTGCACCATCTCGATATCCTGGTCAGGCCCGTCGGGGTCCGATACCAGCTCATCATGATTCAGGGAGAGCGCCCCTTCGGCTGGGCCCGCGACCCGCTGGCGTTTGGCTTCAATGAAGGAAAATTCACGAGGATAGTGTATGACCATCGTTAA
- a CDS encoding recombination protein NinB, with the protein MDKTRFLLRDERIRENLKAFIDSLPTDEHRPLEITINDSTRNLPQNNLFHALCTDVSRQVLWADKPRPLLDWKALFVSGHAIATGRPGEVVTGLEGEFCSIRESTAQMGVKRMNSLIEYAQAWDDAALLIQADRALA; encoded by the coding sequence ATGGACAAAACACGCTTCCTGCTGCGTGATGAACGAATACGAGAAAACCTGAAAGCGTTTATTGATTCACTCCCCACCGACGAACACCGCCCTCTCGAAATTACCATCAACGACAGCACAAGAAATTTGCCGCAGAACAATTTGTTTCATGCGCTATGCACCGATGTCTCTCGGCAAGTGTTGTGGGCAGATAAACCGCGTCCGCTTTTGGACTGGAAAGCGTTGTTCGTCTCAGGCCATGCCATCGCCACAGGCAGGCCGGGAGAAGTCGTTACAGGGCTGGAGGGGGAGTTTTGCAGCATCCGCGAGAGCACGGCTCAGATGGGCGTGAAGCGCATGAACAGTTTAATCGAATATGCGCAAGCCTGGGATGATGCAGCACTGCTTATTCAGGCCGACCGAGCGCTCGCGTAA
- a CDS encoding baseplate hub protein yields the protein MLLRNRVLADHEGFVLSQETGMVGSPEKTDSGLKITCLLNPTLRIGALVRVRSILPSFDGDYKITELTHTGDSWFTTLLCLGGAFQKVKNDDRQNPDAA from the coding sequence TTGCTACTACGAAACCGGGTGCTGGCAGACCACGAAGGGTTTGTGCTGTCGCAGGAAACCGGCATGGTCGGCAGCCCGGAGAAAACCGATAGCGGCCTGAAAATTACCTGTCTGCTGAATCCCACACTGCGTATCGGTGCCCTGGTCAGGGTGCGCTCGATACTCCCCAGTTTTGATGGGGATTACAAAATTACTGAACTGACGCACACCGGCGATAGCTGGTTTACCACGCTGCTGTGTCTCGGCGGCGCGTTTCAGAAGGTGAAAAACGATGACAGGCAAAACCCCGACGCTGCTTGA
- a CDS encoding phage tail protein yields the protein MLQLSSATDSDSETMAATPKAVKAIADTLSGGRLLNIQSFTESGIYTPTPGTQKIRVKCWGAGGGGAGMSKQNRGSIAGAAGAYAEALLDVTPLSSVSVEVGTGGAASPAGVSQDGGDGGGSSFGSLVFCEGAVVAA from the coding sequence ATGCTGCAACTCAGTAGCGCCACGGACAGCGACAGCGAAACGATGGCCGCGACACCAAAAGCTGTTAAGGCGATAGCCGATACTCTCAGTGGTGGCCGCCTGCTGAATATCCAGTCCTTCACCGAAAGCGGTATCTATACGCCAACGCCGGGAACACAGAAAATCCGCGTGAAATGCTGGGGCGCAGGCGGAGGCGGTGCGGGCATGTCCAAACAAAATCGCGGATCGATAGCCGGTGCTGCTGGGGCCTATGCTGAAGCGCTACTTGATGTCACGCCTCTTTCGTCCGTAAGCGTTGAGGTAGGTACGGGTGGTGCGGCGTCGCCTGCTGGCGTCTCTCAGGATGGTGGTGACGGTGGTGGCTCGTCTTTTGGTTCTCTGGTGTTTTGTGAAGGCGCGGTGGTGGCGGCATAA
- a CDS encoding NinE family protein — MRKPGMMQHCLFRPTERSRNKAREIPAEAAVTTYDYSAHIRDVQMMRARTRRGIGVVKMN; from the coding sequence ATGCGCAAGCCTGGGATGATGCAGCACTGCTTATTCAGGCCGACCGAGCGCTCGCGTAACAAAGCCCGCGAGATACCGGCCGAGGCGGCGGTAACCACTTACGACTACAGCGCTCATATTCGTGATGTGCAGATGATGCGCGCCCGTACTCGGCGCGGAATAGGCGTAGTAAAGATGAATTGA
- a CDS encoding antiterminator Q family protein, translated as MKDIRYLLTAWGHWSGSRIGTEYKAAWPIVTASSDIRPMLSDEDGEIVDRVVGRLKVFDPLGYDIVVAYYKGKVSCRAIGRELGRKHEYVSAYLSRSEAYIAGRVAELLEAA; from the coding sequence ATGAAAGATATTCGATACCTGTTGACGGCATGGGGACATTGGAGCGGCTCACGCATTGGCACCGAGTACAAGGCTGCATGGCCCATCGTCACGGCAAGCAGCGATATCCGGCCCATGCTGTCCGATGAGGACGGGGAGATAGTTGACCGGGTGGTAGGGCGGCTGAAGGTCTTCGACCCGCTGGGCTACGATATCGTGGTGGCGTATTACAAGGGCAAAGTGTCGTGCAGGGCGATAGGGCGAGAATTGGGACGAAAGCATGAATATGTCTCTGCATATCTCTCTCGTTCTGAAGCCTACATTGCCGGTCGCGTGGCTGAACTTTTGGAGGCGGCTTGA
- a CDS encoding Gp138 family membrane-puncturing spike protein, which produces MTGKTPTLLDVVTQAAAATRRDIHTALPGRVVALNAAENTLTVEPMIKQILRNGETVDLPPLVDVPLQFPRGGGFVFTVPVGAGDEGLIVFCERCFDGWFASGNKSAPLDARLHDYSDGFFLPGISSRPRAIPDLYLDGASMQSVDGQTYIRLSPGKISIRGHIEHIGNSRQTGNHEQIGDMSQTAGSSHSRGTVSAHSIVAGDIALESHTHGGVETGSGKTGKPGT; this is translated from the coding sequence ATGACAGGCAAAACCCCGACGCTGCTTGATGTGGTCACACAAGCGGCCGCCGCCACGCGGCGGGATATCCATACCGCCCTGCCCGGACGGGTTGTGGCACTGAATGCCGCTGAGAATACCCTCACCGTTGAGCCGATGATAAAACAGATCTTACGCAACGGCGAAACTGTCGACCTGCCGCCCCTGGTGGATGTGCCTCTCCAGTTTCCGCGCGGCGGCGGTTTTGTCTTTACCGTCCCGGTCGGCGCGGGCGATGAGGGCCTGATTGTTTTCTGCGAGCGCTGTTTCGATGGCTGGTTTGCCAGCGGCAATAAATCCGCGCCGCTCGATGCCCGGCTGCACGATTACTCCGATGGTTTTTTCCTGCCGGGGATTTCCAGCCGACCGCGCGCCATCCCGGACTTGTATCTGGACGGTGCGTCGATGCAGAGCGTTGACGGCCAGACCTATATCCGCCTGTCGCCGGGGAAAATCAGCATACGGGGGCATATCGAGCATATCGGCAACAGCCGTCAGACCGGCAATCATGAACAGATTGGCGATATGAGCCAGACGGCGGGCAGCAGCCACAGTCGCGGCACGGTATCGGCACACAGCATCGTCGCCGGGGATATCGCACTGGAAAGCCACACCCACGGCGGCGTGGAAACCGGCAGCGGCAAAACAGGGAAACCCGGAACATGA
- a CDS encoding BRO-N domain-containing protein → MAALSIQPISFSFRETHDIRIHLINAEPWFCLKDVCEVLTVDRTSRLLRELDRKGWANCHTSTEGGEQQLVYVNEPNLYRIIFRSNKPEAKQFQNWVFDDVLPTIK, encoded by the coding sequence ATGGCTGCTTTATCAATCCAACCTATCTCATTCTCATTCCGAGAAACACATGATATACGTATTCATTTAATTAACGCTGAGCCTTGGTTCTGTCTTAAGGATGTCTGCGAAGTTTTGACTGTTGATCGAACATCTAGATTACTCAGAGAGCTAGACAGAAAGGGGTGGGCAAATTGCCACACCTCAACTGAAGGTGGAGAACAGCAACTTGTTTATGTTAATGAGCCGAATCTCTACCGAATCATTTTCCGCAGCAACAAGCCAGAAGCAAAACAATTTCAAAATTGGGTATTTGATGATGTACTACCAACTATCAAGTAG